The proteins below come from a single Lates calcarifer isolate ASB-BC8 linkage group LG11, TLL_Latcal_v3, whole genome shotgun sequence genomic window:
- the prr12b gene encoding proline-rich protein 12 isoform X3, with translation MERNYPAAGFGDLGAGTGWSYDRSAKASLVYGTSRSSHPDSELLHRQAYGTPHPLQGYATNHHPGGSRQGGAWGSAGRTLGLSGLFDASLHHASPSGPDPSVMNLISALESRGPQPPPSASSLLSQFRTPSWQTAMHTPAPPELFISGALPGSSSFPSSSALSAYQHPGSFSGRSFTPSLSLQDAPPFSPTSNGLLSPPDPLLHIKTPSQSSLGFDRLLSSQSATYRGSQEPSGPSQTQAPSTSSSCHLPPPQFNLLSSQLHNQSSQLYNASMFSSTPALPPAAPPQPPPPPERAVSRQDSVIKHYQRSSPAQSTPLPLQQYVSCGGSSGYQQIGSHPRHAGVSCSPLGEQSPSSDPKPSPRMESQTYRPIIQTPYTSSSSSSSASSSSGTKGAKSSSSSSGYSSSGSASSSRTPHTPPSASSTSSSSSSSSKTSAGSLSAPSRQQPPPQSVPAPPPLPVVSSSLVQQSAPKQCLSTYGSPSVANSSTGLPDQTPPKQHTQSYSPNQPPSAHMGQSYGGFSSPHAQDLSSGAGGIGGKAFTGIGTGGRSFSAEIVFGDSSFGSASLRRAGSPPLGFGNAGGSTGSGPVSGPAGSAGSGSGAASVGNGGSSSYHLPESSPSPSIGSISRPGLHSPAAARPAQSPGGSGASKYLSSILSPAFMPSPQGFPDTRQAQSQSYHSSPPKPKTETNMLGVERSQDEEDDDEDFLIHHLLHAQSSTPHPSQHHSLPQQLPQPLPQARDGESKGVAYDMNKISEERYHLQSVIRTNNTTSSSGPDAASGLNSQLEIPQKKQQQAKSELTISKSTAGGVGVVTDSLSHSHTTHSHQQQHDSMGSVVHYGRGDPYAQHSHSQHSHHTSHVSSLSQQHPQHSQIPPHTQHTQHSQHSQHGHPHSHSHSHPHMELKKTSDANENAYLCNTPDVQQTRQTQVPLSLMDSPPDQTHMLQSVLSHTTRSKMDPQPSQQQQQQQHALSQQAMMGSAGGAGPAGVESHPQNQSSQLQLQLQTQGIDTHYSIAAQSRDQTRASQNSVSPLDMLDQSLSRTNGRDSGGALDRTVVGVSVTGGEGGGGDRHRQQHRLTPHHLPQQTASDLHDFLSEPDLGLSTPSHLHHLNQPQAHAHPHTHHQQQAHTHHQLSHAQLAHPHPHRMAANMGNPQQQRQPQQREPESQLSHSQLDQLKQHQFDTVSPVGKVVQNQAQQQRFAPLTSICFPDSLLHDEDRSFFPEMEDMFCSAEYKSSCAGDSGAGQAAQESLTQSHGQGQEGMEVLKTGGAGEGYDMVSHHSDQGYGQYCHSLPGTGNSNLHLDLDSMKTHELPSTVNTDQLGLIHSQTPTMGLSSAVQGDSTVNKMMGAVGVGGNSGAAGLTSPMFCSSRPKKLLKTSSFHLLKQRREPQPPAKKNYAQEYEFEDDEDKADVPADIRLNSRRIPDMLPDLVSSCRKAGGAPGVSGLSPLMGDMDFCHPSSYSALGHPPQLLPHEGPKKRGRKPTKPKREGPPRPRGRPRIRPLPEPPYCRGLMGSVAGESRRGRGRGRGRGRRDEGLVEMHRDMNKAQSLPYHHHQQQQQQFSQQQHLQQNPHQHHRQQADHHQTPPQQQQPHHLHQQQQHVSCPHHQPHHPQHHHQQQQPSEQPQQDPIRPIKIKLPIPTMPPSESLLRTDSLSSTEPVLSDGSVGSAPSLGLSPGPSTTMDINRNELNQTQDKMMKHQQKDGEMMWKKDMDDPLNPEAWAAIQKLSSSADEKAFDFKPGFMASFLDFLKTGKKQSGLDSENDGSEQELLNPCSSLKGGIRPLSPPPPPLPQTPPQQPPGAFGEGGQGEGEDLALSGCPSPCKPLDEELKRNLETLPSFSSDEEDSEPPLSPPLPSMPPLIPSMENGKEEVLTYTQHHTQDEEEQNLVSPQSNREEAEEREPEQRGEEEGEKEVEEEEEEEGGEETPDNEEIMSEPQNLQPGALEEQEEQDEEEDERMTDMQMLEVPKVEDSPSGPELAPALPSPSPSISPSPPTYSSPSPLPPLCLSVPSPQPQQGEEAYPPSEQQQQQQQQQASYQPPPTAGTSPPPSTSPPAIPSSPLSNLPLGQSIPPPSTTPPPSSSDQDQEPEAGQPSPSSPSSSSPSSSSSPPPSPPTPEEAPASQRLTSLHLAKKQADAAIAGESEEEDSESGGEGIFRERDEFVVRTEDIGTLKMALQTGREPPPIWRVQKALLQKFSPEIKDGQRQFCATSNYLGYFGDAKMRYQRLYVKFLENVNKKDYVRVCSRKPWHRAGLTLRRQPLPKQLPTIHGQTPPRVERDDRDKERLKERELKEQREREKEQREREHREKVEKEQKERERREREEREQKEKEKQEREQREKDRKEKEKVEREKEDREGKESERREKEKEREWEKEREKEKREKEQKERERRQYEREQRERELKERERKNREQREKETQEREQRERERQERERRERERQEKERKEKERQEREQKEKEKKEREQSERERQEREQKEREKQEKERRDKEREKRERERREKQREQKDREQKESEKQREQKEKEGREREKQRDQEKEKREREERERRDGTVEFTRLKEEKRAGEKKMEHQSRAKTSKDKTEPPPKKRKKWLKEVPSSSSSSDSSPPSDDEGPVRGGVNSRAMREMFRSYVEMLVSTALDPDMIQALEDTDDELYLPPMRKIDSLLSEQKKRLLRRVNMSAQHQEALHIFPKMTADPLESGAVKVHLGGEGYNRKTLNRVKRSIPKQQDLKLSIETCRIYSLYHSLHHYKYHTFLHCKKETDSIEQAAEDPGQEEVVQQCMANQGWLESLFNSFMDLLSLSAKA, from the exons ATGGAGAGGAATTATCCCGCTGCAGGCTTCGGAGATCTGGGGGCTGGGACGGGATGGAGTTACGACAGATCGGCCAAAGCAAG CCTCGTGTATGGGACCTCCAGGTCATCCCACCCAGACTCCGAGCTGCTCCACCGGCAGGCCTACGGcacccctcaccccctccaGGGCTATGCAACCAACCACCACCCAGGAGGCTCCAGACAGGGCGGGGCCTGGGGTTCTGCTGGACGCACACTGG GCCTGTCGGGGCTGTTTGATGCCAGCCTCCATCATGCCAGCCCCTCGGGCCCTGACCCCTCCGTCATGAATCTGATTTCAGCTCTGGAGTCCCGGGGTCCACAGCCCCcaccctctgcctcctccctcctctcccagTTTCGCACTCCCTCCTGGCAGACTG CGATGCATACACCAGCCCCACCAGAGCTTTTTATTTCAGGAGCGCTCCCGGGCTCCagctccttcccctcctcctcagccctTTCTGCATACCAGCATCCTGGCTCCTTCTCTGGACGATCTTTCACCCCCTCACTATCCCTGCAGGATGCGCCTCCATTTAGTCCAACGTCCAATGGTTTGCTGTCCCCCCCTGACCCCCTGCTGCACATCAAAACGCCCTCCCAGTCCAGCTTGGGCTTTGATCGCTTACTATCTTCCCAGAGTGCCACCTACCGGGGATCCCAGGAGCCTTCAGGCCCTTCTCAGACACAAGCCCCCTCCACCTCTTCCAGTTGCCATCTGCCCCCTCCCCAGTTCAACCTGTTATCCTCCCAGCTCCACAACCAGTCCTCCCAGCTCTATAATGCATCCATGTTCTCCTCCACACCAGCCCTGCCCCCTGCAGCCCCCCCtcaacccccacctcctccGGAGAGGGCAGTTTCTCGGCAGGACAGTGTGATCAAGCATTACCAACGTTCGTCTCCGGCCCAGTCAACACCACTCCCCTTACAGCAGTACGTCAGCTGTGGTGGGTCATCAGGCTACCAGCAGATAGGCAGTCACCCCCGGCATGCTGGAGTGTCCTGCAGTCCCCTAGGGGAGCAGAGCCCCTCCTCCGACCCTAAGCCCTCACCACGGATGGAATCCCAGACATATCGACCTATCATCCAAACTCCTTACACGTCCTCGTCCTCCAGCTCCTCGGCCTCCTCCTCATCAGGCACTAAAGGAGCCAAGAGCTCCAGCTCCAGTAGTGGCTACTCGTCTTCGGGTTCAGCATCCTCCTCCCGTACCCCGCACACACCACCATCAGCCTCTTCcacttcctcttcatcctcctctaGCTCCAAGACGAGTGCCGGCTCCTTGTCTGCTCCCTCTCGTCAGCAGCCCCCACCTCAGTCAGTGCCGGCACCACCTCCTCTACCAGTGGTATCATCCAGCCTTGTTCAGCAGTCAGCACCCAAACAATGCCTCTCCACGTATGGCTCTCCATCTGTAGCCAACTCTAGCACAGGCCTACCAGACCAGACCCCTCCAAAGCAACACACCCAGTCCTACTCCCCCAACCAGCCTCCATCTGCACACATGGGCCAGTCTTATGGAGGCTTTAGCTCACCTCATGCCCAGGACCTGAGCTCTGGAGCAGGGGGCATAGGAGGGAAAGCCTTCACTGGTATAGGCACAGGAGGACGCTCATTCTCTGCTGAGATAGTCTTTGGGGACTCAAGCTTTGGCTCAGCTTCTCTCAGAAGAGCAGGCAGTCCTCCCTTAGGGTTTGGGAATGCTGGAGGATCAACAGGAAGTGGACCTGTATCAGGACCTGCTGGATCTGCAGGATCAGGGAGTGGGGCGGCTAGTGTTGGtaatggaggcagcagctctTACCACCTGCCTGAGTCTAGTCCCTCGCCCTCCATCGGTTCTATCAGTCGCCCTGGGCTGcactctcctgctgctgctcgcCCTGCACAGTCCCCCGGAGGCTCAGGGGCCTCCAAATATTtgtcctccatcctctctcctgCTTTTATGCCCTCGCCACAAGGTTTCCCGGACACACGGCAAGCGCAGAGCCAGTCCTACCACTCATCACCGCCCAAGCCAAAAACAGAGACCAACATGCTGGGAGTTGAGCGATCCcaagatgaggaggatgatgatgaagatttTCTCATCCATCACTTACTTCATGCCCAGAGCTCGACTCCCCATCCTTCCCAGCATCACTCACTCCCTCAGCAACTACCACAGCCCCTCCCACAGGCCAGGGACGGGGAAAGCAAGGGGGTGGCCTACGACATGAACAAGATCTCAGAAGAGCGCTACCACCTCCAGAGTGTCATTCGTACCAACAACACCACCAGCAGCTCAGGTCCTGACGCAGCGAGTGGCTTAAACAGTCAGTTGGAAATACcacagaagaagcagcagcaggccaAGTCAGAGCTGACCATATCAAAGTCCACTGCTGGGGGGGTGGGAGTGGTCACTGACTCTCTGTCCCACTCCCATACTACCCACTCCCACCAACAGCAGCATGACTCCATGGGCTCGGTGGTCCATTATGGAAGAGGGGACCCATATGCACAGCACTCACACTCCCAGCACTCCCATCACACTTCACATGTGTCCTCACTCTCTCAGCAGCACCCTCAACACTCCCAGATTCCCCCgcacactcaacacacacagcactctcAACATTCCCAGCATGGCCACCCCCATTCCCACTCACACAGTCATCCTCACATGGAGCTGAAGAAGACTTCTGATGCAAATGAGAACGCGTACTTGTGTAACACACCAGATGTGCAGCAGACTCGACAGACCCAGGTCCCCCTCTCTCTGATGGACTCACCGCCAGAccaaacacacatgctgcagtCTGTCCTTTCCCATACCACCCGCTCCAAGATGGACCCCCAgccttcacagcagcagcagcagcagcagcatgctcTGAGCCAGCAGGCCATGATGGGGTCAGCTGGAGGAGCCGGGCCAGCCGGGGTTGAATCCCACCCACAGAACCAGTCctcacagctgcagctccagctccagacCCAGGGTATCGATACCCACTACAGCATTGCAGCTCAGTCAAGAGATCAAACCCGAGCCAGTCAGAACTCAGTGTCTCCGCTGGACATGCTAGACCAGTCTCTTTCCCGGACTAACGGCAGGGACAGCGGAGGAGCTCTGGACAGAACTGTGGTTGGGGTGTCTGTTACAGGAGGGGAAGGGGGTGGTGGGGACAGACATAGACAGCAGCACAGACTTACACCGCACCACCTTCCCCAACAAACAGCCTCAGATCTCCATGACTTCCTCTCTGAACCAGATTTGGGCTTGTCCACGCCCTCACACCTTCATCACCTCAACCAGCCTCAGGCCCACGCCCACCCTCACACCCACCACCAacagcaagcacacacacaccatcagctGTCACACGCTCAGTTAGCTCACCCACACCCCCACAGGATGGCAGCAAATATGGGGAATCCCCAACAACAGCGACAGCCCCAACAGAGAGAGCCTGAGAGCCAGCTTTCACACTCCCAGTTAGACCAGCTCAAACAGCACCAGTTTGACACAGTTAGCCCAGTGGGTAAAGTTGTACAAAATCAGGCTCAGCAGCAGCGGTTTGCACCTCTGACGTCCATCTGCTTTCCAGACTCTCTGTTACACGATGAAGACCGCTCTTTCTTTCCTGAGATGGAGGACATGTTTTGTTCAGCTGAGTACAAGTCGAGCTGTGCTGGGGATTCTGGGGCAGGACAGGCTGCTCAAGAAAGCCTGACCCAGAGCCACGGGCAGGGGCAAGAAGGTATGGAGGTGTTAAAGACAGGAGGTGCTGGAGAGGGCTATGATATGGTCAGTCATCATAGTGACCAAGGCTACGGACAGTACTGCCACAGCCTGCcaggaacaggaaacagcaaTCTGCACTTAGACTTGGACTCTATGAAGACCCATGAGCTTCCCTCTACTGTGAACACCGACCAGCTTGGCCTCATCCACTCCCAGACCCCCACTATGGGACTGAGTTCAGCGGTTCAAGGGGACAGCACAGTTAACAAGATGATGGGAGCTGTGGGAGTGGGTGGAAATTCAGGTGCTGCTGGTCTGACCTCACCTATGTTCTGTTCGTCTCGGCCCAAGAAGCTGCTGAAGACCAGCTCATTTCACCTGCTCAAACAGCGGCGTGAGCCACAACCGCCAGCAAAGAAAAACTATGCTCAGGAGTATGAGTTTGAGGACGATGAGGATAAAGCTGATGTTCCAGCTGATATTCGCCTCAACAGTCGGCGTATTCCTGACATGCTCCCTGATCTGGTGTCTAGTTGTAGGAAGGCTGGTGGGGCGCCAGGAGTCAGTGGGCTCAGTCCGCTGATGGGTGATATGGACTTCTGCCACCCCAGCAGCTACTCTGCCCTTGGACACCCTCCACAACTCCTTCCCCATGAAGGCCCcaagaaaagaggcagaaaaccaACCAAACCAAAACGTGAAGGCCCCCCTCGCCCACGAGGCAGACCACGCATTCGTCCTCTTCCAGAGCCTCCTTACTGCAGGGGGCTGATGGGATCAGTGGCCGGAGAGAGTAGGAGGGGTCGTGGGCGTGGTCGAGGACGAGGCAGGAGGGACGAAGGGCTTGTAGAAATGCATCGAGATATGAACAAAGCACAAAGCCTcccatatcatcatcatcagcagcagcagcagcagttcagccAACAGCAGCATCTCCAACAGAATCCACACCAACACCACAGACAGCAGGCAGACCACCACCAGACACcgccacaacagcaacaaccgCATCAcctgcatcagcagcagcagcacgttTCCTGTCCTCATCACCAACCGCATCATccacagcatcatcatcaacaacagcagccGTCCGAGCAGCCGCAGCAGGATCCAATCAGACCCATCAAG ATCAAACTGCCCATTCCCACCATGCCTCCATCTGAATCCTTGTTGAGGACAGACTCACTGTCCAGCACCGAGCCGGTCCTGTCTGACGGATCTGTGGGGTCAGCACCGTCTCTGGGCCTGAGTCCTGGACCCAGCACCACCATGGATATTAACAGAAATGAGCTGAACCAGACGCAAGACAAGATGATGAAGCATCagcagaaagatggagag ATGATGTGGAAGAAAGACATGGATGATCCACTGAATCCTGAAGCCTGGGCTGCTATCCAGAAACTCTCCAGTTCA GCTGATGAGAAGGCTTTTGACTTCAAACCTGGCTTCATGGCCTCTTTTCTGGACTTCCTGAAGACAGGCAAAAAACAGTCAGGCCTCGACTCAGAGAATGATGGAAGTGAGCAGGAACTCCTAAACCCCTGCTCCTCCCTGAAGGGGGGGATCAGGCCCTTATCCCCGCCTCCCCCCCCTCTACCACAAACTCCTCCGCAGCAGCCTCCGGGAGCATTTGGTGAGGGAGGGCAGGGCGAGGGGGAGGACCTGGCTCTCAGTGGCTGCCCGAGTCCCTGCAAGCCTCTGGAtgaggagctgaagaggaacCTGGAGACGCtgccctccttctcctctgatGAGGAGGACTCG GAGCCGCCACTCAGCCCCCCCCTCCCAAGCATGCCTCCCCTCATCCCCAGCATGGAGAATGGAAAAGAGGAGGTGCTCACATACACTCAGCATCACACACAGGATGAGGAGGAACAAAACCTGGTCTCCCCGCAGtcaaacagagaggaagcagaggagagggagcctgagcagagaggagaggaggagggggagaaggaggtggaggaggaggaggaggaggagggaggggaggagactCCAGACAATGAAGAAATTATGAGCGAGCCACAGAATCTGCAGCCGGGAGccctggaggagcaggaggagcaggatgaggaggaagatgagaggaTGACTGACATGCAGATGTTGGAGGTTCCTAAGGTTGAAG ATTCTCCATCAGGACCTGAGCTTGCTCCTGCACTTCCATCCCCATCaccatccatctctccctcaCCACCCACCTACTCCtcaccctcacccctccctcccctgtgCCTCTCTGTACCCTCCCCTCAGCCACAGCAGGGGGAGGAGGCTTACCccccctctgagcagcagcagcagcagcagcagcagcaggcctcCTACCAACCGCCTCCAACTGCAGGgacctccccacccccctccacctcccctccgGCCATCCCATCCTCACCCCTTTCCAACCTGCCCCTGGGACAGTCAATCCCCCCTCCATCCACCACTCCTCCCCCATCATCCTCTGATCAGGACCAGGAACCTGAAGCAGGGCAGCCTtccccctcttccccctcctcttcctcaccctcttcatcatcctctccCCCACCATCACCTCCAACACCGGAAGAGGCCCCAGCATCTCAGCGTCTTACCTCCCTCCACCTGGCGAAGAAGCAGGCTGACGCCGCCATCGCCGgggagagtgaagaggaggacagtgagagCGGAGGCGAGGGGATCTTCCGTGAACGGGATGAGTTTGTGGTTCGAACTGAGGACATCGGGACTCTTAAG ATGGCCTTGCAGACAGGCCGGGAGCCCCCACCCATCTGGAGGGTGCAGAAAGCCCTGCTGCAGAAATTCAGCCCAGAGATCAAAGATGGTCAACGGCAGTTCTGTGCGACCAGTAAT TATCTGGGTTACTTTGGTGATGCCAAGATGCGCTACCAGCGTCTGTACGTGAAGTTCTTGGAGAATGTCAACAAGAAGGATTATGTCAGGGTGTGTTCCCGAAAGCCGTGGCACAGAGCCGGTCTGACCCTCAG GAGGCAGCCTCTACCTAAACAACTGCCCACCATCCACGGCCAGACCCCCCCACGGGTGGAGAGAGACGATAGAGACAAGGAgagactgaaggagagagagctgaaggagcagagagaaagagaaaaagaacaaagagaaaggGAGCACAGGGAGAAAGTAGAAAAGGagcaaaaggagagagagaggagagagagagaggagagagagcaaaaagagaaggagaaacaagagagggagcagagagagaaggacaggaaagagaaggagaaggtggagagggaaaaggaggacagagagggaaaggagagtGAGCGTagggaaaaggagaaagaaagggaatgggagaaggagagggagaaagaaaaaagagagaaagagcaaaaagagagggaaagaaggcaatatgagagagagcagagagagagggagctgaaagagagggagagaaagaacagggagcagagagagaaggagacacaggaaagggagcagagagaaagagagagacaggagagagagcggagagagagggagagacaggagaaagaacgaaaagagaaggagagacaggagagggagcagaaggaaaaagaaaagaaggagagggagcaaagtgagagggagaggcaggagagagagcaaaaagagagggagaaacaagagaaagagagaagagataaagagagagaaaagagagagagggagaggagagagaagcagagagagcagaaagatAGAGAACAGAAGGAgagtgaaaaacagagggagcagaaagaaaaggagggaagagagagggagaaacaaagggatcaggaaaaagagaaaagggagagagaggagcgagagaggagagatggcaCAGTAGAGTTCACAagactgaaggaggagaagagagcaggagagaagaagatgGAGCATCAGTCCAGAGCCAAGACTTCAAAGGACAAGACTGAGCCTCCTcccaagaagaggaagaagtggCTGAAGGAGGtgccgtcctcctcctcctcctcagactccTCTCCACCCAGTGATGATGAAG ggcCTGTGAGGGGTGGAGTTAACAGCCGAGCCATGAGGGAGATGTTCAGGAGCTATGTGGAGATGCTGGTCAGCACAGCACTCGACCCTGATATGATCCAGGCTCTGGAGGACACTGATG ATGAGTTGTACCTCCCTCCCATGAGGAAGATTGATAGCCTGCTcagtgaacagaagaagaggctgCTGAGGAGAGTCAACATGAGTGCTCAGCACCAG GAGGCTTTACATATATTCCCCAAAATGACAGCAGACCCACTGGAATCTGGAGCAGTCAAAGTTCATCTTGGTGGGGAGGGCTACAACCGCAAAACTCTCAACCGGGTCAAGAGGAGTATTCCTAAACAACAG GATCTGAAGCTTTCAATTGAAACTTGCCGGATCTACAGTCTGTATCATTCACTTCACCACTACAAGTATCACACTTTCCTGCACTGTAAGAAGGAG ACGGACAGTATTGAGCAGGCAGCGGAGGACCCCGGCCAGGAGGAGGTGGTGCAGCAGTGCATGGCTAACCAGGGCTGGCTGGAGAGTCTCTTTAACTCCTTCATGGATCTGCTCAGCCTTAGTGCCAAGGCCTGA